From the Primulina tabacum isolate GXHZ01 chromosome 15, ASM2559414v2, whole genome shotgun sequence genome, one window contains:
- the LOC142527602 gene encoding uncharacterized protein LOC142527602: MSETGAAVTPPAMAVTEQKIAEALTSLLRDVNSFTSLNGVVQMLEAKLGVDLSQKMDFIRSQIHHFLLLQSQPHNQQQDGFALHQTPKFNPVSSPHFAPNFIVHQSTVDYGFGLPLQSPPLSSQLPPPPSVKTTSVPTANTSAKESVPVVRKRRGGPGGLNKLCGVSPELQVIVGQPTLPRTEIVKQLWAYIRKHSLQDPNNKRKIICNDDLRLVFDTDCTDMFKMNKLLAKHIIPLEPTKQKTRYSKIPKADVESGSKSDDPVPIVLISEALASFFGTDEREMSQPEVLRQMWEYIKLNQLEDPSNAMVITCDVKLQGLLGCESISALGIPETLSRLHLSKKS, translated from the exons ATGAGTGAGACAGGTGCAGCAGTAACGCCGCCGGCAATGGCTGTAACGGAGCAGAAAATAGCGGAGGCGCTGACGTCCCTCCTCCGTGACGTCAACTCATTCACCTCTCTAAACGGTGTCGTTCAGATGCTGGAGGCGAAATTAGGGGTGGATTTGAGTCAGAAAATGGACTTCATTCGTAGCCAGATCCACCATTTCCTTCTACTACAGTCGCAACCTCATAACCAGCAGCAGGACGGTTTTGCCCTTCACCAAACCCCTAAATTTAATCCCGTTTCATCGCCACACTTTGCCCCAAATTTCATCGTTCACCAGTCCACGGTGGATTACGGTTTTGGCTTGCCGCTCCAATCCCCGCCACTTTCCTCGCAGCTCCCGCCACCTCCGTCGGTGAAGACAACTAGTGTTCCCACCGCCAACACCTCCGCCAAAGAAAG TGTTCCAGTTGTGCGAAAAAGAAGAGGTGGTCCAGGTGGCTTGAACAAACTGTGCGGTGTTTCTCCCGAGCTTCAAGTAATTGTTGGACAACCTACCTTGCCAAGGACAGAG ATCGTGAAACAGTTATGGGCTTACATAAGGAAACACAGCCTTCAAGATCCCAACAACAAAAGGAAGATAATTTGCAACGACGATCTCCGTTTGGTGTTTGATACGGATTGTACTGACATGTTCAAGATGAATAAATTGCTAGCTAAGCATATAATACCGCTTGAGCCAACAA AACAGAAAACACGATATAGTAAGATACCCAAGGCTGATGTGGAATCTGGGAGTAAAAGTGATGACCCTGTTCCTATTGTTCTGATATCTGAGGCTCTTGCCAGTTTCTTCGGAACTGATGAGCGGGAGATGTCACAACCAGAAGTATTAAGGCAGATGTGGGAGTACATAAAGCttaaccaactcgaa GATCCTTCAAATGCGATGGTGATCACATGTGATGTAAAATTACAAGGCCTTCTTGGATGTGAAAGCATTTCAGCCCTGGGGATACCTGAGACATTGTCTCGGCTTCACTTATCTAAGAAATCATGA
- the LOC142526146 gene encoding uncharacterized protein LOC142526146 codes for MASLASTLPATTNIGRLSHSSKPTIAAFHSTPRATGMRLVNQIPSTKSTGCLKRSRISCAVAQPKTLQIVQSTIAKQLQVEEEMVTPQTKFADLGADSLDTVEIVMALEEQFNVSIGEGGAENIATVQDAADLIEKVKAAAA; via the coding sequence ATGGCTTCACTAGCATCAACTCTCCCAGCCACCACCAACATCGGCCGTCTTTCCCACTCATCTAAACCCACCATCGCCGCTTTTCACAGCACCCCAAGAGCTACAGGGATGAGGCTCGTGAACCAAATCCCATCAACCAAATCAACTGGCTGCCTCAAAAGAAGTAGAATTTCATGCGCCGTAGCGCAACCTAAAACCCTCCAGATCGTGCAGAGCACGATCGCGAAGCAACTGCAGGTGGAGGAGGAGATGGTGACGCCACAGACGAAATTCGCCGATCTGGGTGCTGATTCATTGGACACGGTGGAGATCGTGATGGCTCTCGAAGAGCAATTCAATGTTTCGATCGGAGAAGGTGGAGCGGAGAACATCGCCACCGTCCAAGATGCTGCGGATTTGATCGAGAAAGTGAAGGCAGCTGCAGCTTAA
- the LOC142527268 gene encoding kinesin-like protein KIN-12F isoform X2: MLYQVITQQLWLMTGSGKTYTMWGPPSAMVEGPSSSGLQGIVPQIFKNLFSEIQKEQENTGGRQTNYQCRCSFLEVYGEKIGDLIHPIQQNLEIKDDPKNGFYVENLSEEYVNNYEEVTQILIKGLSNRKIGATSINSKSSRSHIMFTCIIESWCKETLSKCFGSSKTSRISLVDLAGFDRNAPEDASRQHVKERKYIKKSISQLGNLVTILADGSQSGKTEDAAYRSSSLTHLLRDSFGGNAKLSIICAISPDNKSKSETLSTLRFGLRAMLVKNEPVINEITEDDVNDLSDQIRQLKEELMRAKSSTCNSLSNGGHFTGGNVRESLNHLRRSLNHSLILPRIDNDSETDLCINEDDVKELKLQIDNIRVSHDENLREDSENGVSSALMYSAEGCETGFTCEHYLSCSEDGENEEINSSETHTELPHMKNVTQVAELDQISKNSIATDPLAINNMSISGCHETGDLQDPVFSESPKIKSSQRKSLIFLSNHLSSQEDAIQSSKTLDVSWQSHQQSDHGNSSLRSSTIYPGPTESLAARLHRGLHIIDYHQRNSTTTRSSASFSFEHLALKPCLSVDKGSTSPVNGQSSDPSSASFVCKKCQVEDSLKTNIITVDVSANSNRLGIPVTKDVEKDLALAAEREKELGSKCNEQAAEIEHLRKLLEQCMCEANHQTDVRAWNNSSSFSEMKKQLPPIREDEDYNCRSTDVENQLVAFHGDENLDSEVVKEQCEIKEVQEDLNHSMKKSFDTEEKEALIKEIETLKTKLQMYTDTPTRRSTDKLRSSLLSQSIQFRKSCTNSQGISGEEFENERQKWMEMESDWISLTDELRIEIEINRHRAEKVELELKLKKRSTEELDDALKRSVIGQARMIEHYAELQETYNDIVLKHRAIMEGIAEVKRAASKARSKGLHGSRFAKAFAAELSSSSAEREMERELLKKENQCLKVQLKDTAEAVHAAGELLVRLREAEEAASIAEVKNTKIEEENDKLKKQMEKLKRKHKMEIITMKQYLAESRLPEAALQRPLYREDSDVTHDDDKSSAFHDDDQSWRAEFGAIYQDHYSGFN; this comes from the exons ACTGGAAGTGGGAAAACTTATACTATGTGGGGACCCCCAAGTGCAATGGTTGAAGGTCCATCATCAAGTGGTCTTCAGGGTATTGTGCCCCAGATTTTCAAGAATCTTTTCTCCGAGATTCAAAAG GAGCAAGAGAACACTGGTGGCAGGCAGACAAACTATCAATGTCGGTGCTCGTTTCTTGAG GTGTATGGTGAGAAAATTGGAGATCTAATCCATCCTATTCAACAAAATCTGGAG ATAAAAGATGATCCCAAAAATGGGTTTTATGTGGAGAATTTGAGTGAGGAGTACGTGAACAACTATGAGGAAGTCACTCAAATTTTGATTAAG GGTTTGTCAAATAGAAAAATTGGAGCGACAAGCATAAATTCTAAGAGCTCAAGATCCCATATCATGTTCACATGCATTATTGAGTCTTGGTGCAAG GAGACCTTGTCGAAGTGCTTTGGTAGTTCAAAGACTAGTAGAATAAGCCTTGTCGACCTTGCTGGATTCGACAGAAATGCACCTGAGGATGCTAGTCGACAGCATgtgaaagaaagaaaatatataaagaaGTCAATATCACAGCTAGG GAACTTGGTAACTATTCTCGCAGACGGAAGTCAATCAGGGAAAACTGAAGATGCTGCATATAGAAGTTCAAGTCTTACTCATCTTTTGAGAGACTCATTTGGCGGCAATGCTAAACTCTCCATTATATGTGCCATTTCTCCAGATAACAA AAGCAAGAGCGAAACTCTGAGTACACTCAGATTTGGACTGCGGGCAATGTTAGTAAAGAATGAACCTGTAATAAATGAGATAACAGAAGATGATGTTAACGATCTGAGTGATCAGATTCGGCAACTAAAG GAAGAACTAATGAGAGCTAAGTCCAGCACATGCAACTCACTCAGCAATGGCGGACACTTCACGGGAGGAAATGTTCGTGAAAGCTTGAACCATTTGAGACGCAGCCTCAATCATTCATTAATCTTACCACGAATAGACAATGACTCTGAAACAGATCTGTGCATTAATGAGGATGATGTAAAAGAACTAAAGCTTCAGATTGACAATATCCGAGTTTCTCATGATGAAAATTTAAGAGAAGATTCTGAAAATGGAGTGAGTAGTGCCCTCATGTACTCTGCTGAAGGCTGTGAAACAGGCTTCACCTGTGAACACTATTTGAGTTGctcagaagatggtgagaacGAAGAAATTAATTCCAGTGAAACTCATACAGAATTGCCACACATGAAAAATGTTACCCAGGTGGCAGAACTTGATCAAATTTCTAAGAACTCAATTGCGACGGATCCTCTGGCAATCAATAATATGTCCATCAGTGGATGCCATGAGACTGGAGACCTACAAGATCCTGTGTTTTCCGAGTCTCCTAAAATTAAGAGTTCCCAGAGGAAAAGCTTAATTTTCTTATCAAATCATCTCTCAAGTCAGGAAGATGCAATACAGAGTTCCAAAACTCTGGATGTGTCGTGGCAATCACACCAACAATCTGATCATGGTAATTCGTCCCTAAGATCCAGTACAATTTATCCTGGCCCTACTGAGTCCTTGGCAGCTAGGCTTCACAGAGGATTACATATCATTGACTATCACCAAAGGAATTCCACAACAACTAGATCATCCGCCTCCTTCTCTTTTGAACACTTGGCACTCAAACCGTGCCTATCAGTTGACAAGGGCAGTACCTCACCAGTAAATGGCCAATCTTCAGATCCTTCATCTGCTTCCTTTGTTTGTAAGAAATGTCAAGTGGAGGATAGTTTGAAGACAAATATAATAACGGTGGATGTATCAGCAAATTCAAATAGATTGGGGATTCCAGTGACCAAG GATGTAGAGAAAGATTTAGCACTGGCTGCTGAAAGAGAGAAGGAGCTCGGTAGCAAATGCAATGAGCAAGCAGCTGAAATTGAGCATCTAAGGAAACTG CTAGAGCAATGCATGTGCGAGGCTAATCATCAGACTGATGTTAGAGCATGGAACAATTCTTCCAGTTTCAGTGAAATGAAGAAGCAGCTGCCGCCTATCCGTGAGGATGAAGATTATAACTGCCGCTCAACAGATGTTGAGAATCAG CTTGTGGCGTTTCATGGTGATGAAAATCTCGATTCAGAAGTTGTGAAGGAGCAGTGTGAAATTAAAGAAGTCCAGGAAGACTTGAATCATTCTATGAAGAAATCCTTTGACACTGAAGAAAAGGAGGCACTTATCAAAGAAATTGAAACATTAAAAACTAAACTGCAGATGTACACTGACACACCAACAAGAAGATCAACTGATAAGCTCAGATCTTCTTTGCTGTCTCAATCTATCCAGTTTAGAAAAAGTTGCACAAATTCTCAAGGCATTAGTGGAGAAGAATTTGAGAACGAAAGGCAGAAGTGGATGGAAATGGAGAGTGACTGGATATCACTAACTGATGAATTAAGAATTGAAATAGAAATTAATCGTCATCGAGCAGAAAAGGTTGAATTGGAGTTGAAACTAAAGAAGAGGAGCACGGAAGAGTTGGACGATGCCCTCAAAAGATCTGTCATAGGGCAAGCTAGAATGATCGAGCATTATGCAGAGCTGCAGGAGACATACAATGACATAGTATTAAAGCATCGAGCCATTATGGAGGGCATAGCAGAGGTGAAAAGGGCAGCTTCTAAAGCAAGATCCAAGGGTCTTCATGGCTCTCGTTTTGCTAAGGCCTTTGCAGCAGAGCTTTCTTCTTCGAGTGCGGAAAGAGAGATGGAAAGGGAGTTATTAAAGAAGGAGAACCAATGTCTTAAAGTTCAACTCAAAGATACCGCAGAAGCTGTGCACGCCGCAGGTGAACTTCTTGTTAGGTTGAGAGAAGCAGAGGAGGCAGCTTCAATAGCTGAG GTGAAGAACACGAAGATAGAGGAAGAGAATGACAAATTGAAAAAACAAATGGAGAAACTGAAAAGAAAGCACAAGATGGAGATTATCACAATGAAACAGTACCTTGCAGAGAGCAGGCTGCCTGAAGCTGCATTACAACGTCCCCTATATCGTGAAGACTCGGATGTAACACACgatgatgataaatcatctgCATTCCATGACGATGATCAGTCTTGGAGGGCAGAATTTGGTGCAATTTACCAAGATCACTACTCTGGTTTTAACTGA